In Streptomyces sp. P3, one DNA window encodes the following:
- a CDS encoding WD40 repeat domain-containing protein, whose amino-acid sequence MSRERRSSGPARDGGAAGGRLTDPGWLVHGDPELILACLDGADVQEETLAAVVYRTSGHVHRDAGAGVRRQVLALDAARYGNRELARDIARVAVRQGMNDLWVVQWATGSDLDSRLRYALPVPAKVSALATVVVGSRGIAVAGCADGTLHAWDLATGSRLGKAVSARTGAVVALVTAVLDGRPVAVTAGSDRSVRVWDLARGELVGTCSADADSWVKSLAAGLVEGRPVVVGACVDDVVRVWDLATLSQHAEPLTIRTGFVSALATAVVDGRPVAVTSHSKELAATDPITGEETVRLWDLITGREFGPLGEPPEQPPVFADRASDRTVEGDSDGEGEAGRCVSLDVNTAAHFLVTDPECQCPIAVSANAYEVHVWNLATREQVGEPAAVFVETAAVTVLHDHPAALVATGHGAVGVWDLATLRPLQPSLTGHEAAVRGTATAVVNRRQLAVTGGDDRSVRIWDLDGEKGTGGGRLTGHAGSVTGLITADVDGSRVIVTGGSDTSVRIWDLDGAGQLGEPLTGHTAGVDLLAAGTVDGRLTLLTRDDRYRTVRIWDLTTRQELHGRSTSEYTSPSIDFFAVVDGSFVGVTGEGRVWDLTASRWIGVQPRRPGALALEELEGRNVILTGDRAEGVHLWDLTTGELLAPPLTGHTGEVRSGATGMLDGRPVVVAGGDRTVWTWDASTGQQIGAYEFPSRIRALTVAPDGRLVVGFGADIAVLAHRR is encoded by the coding sequence ATGTCTCGTGAACGCCGAAGCAGCGGTCCGGCCCGTGACGGTGGGGCGGCGGGGGGCCGGTTGACCGATCCGGGATGGCTGGTGCACGGGGATCCGGAGCTGATCCTCGCGTGCCTGGACGGCGCTGATGTGCAGGAGGAGACGCTGGCGGCTGTCGTGTACCGGACGTCGGGGCATGTGCACCGTGACGCCGGCGCGGGGGTGCGGCGGCAGGTATTGGCGCTGGACGCCGCCCGGTACGGGAACCGAGAACTGGCGAGGGACATCGCCCGGGTCGCGGTCCGCCAGGGGATGAACGACCTCTGGGTCGTGCAGTGGGCTACCGGCAGCGACTTGGACTCCCGGCTGCGTTACGCGTTGCCGGTGCCGGCCAAGGTGAGCGCGTTGGCGACCGTGGTCGTGGGGAGCCGTGGTATCGCTGTCGCCGGTTGTGCGGACGGCACGCTGCACGCGTGGGATCTGGCGACGGGCAGCCGGCTCGGGAAGGCCGTGTCCGCGCGCACCGGCGCCGTCGTTGCGCTGGTGACGGCGGTGCTGGACGGCCGACCCGTCGCGGTGACCGCCGGTTCCGATCGAAGCGTCCGAGTATGGGACCTGGCGCGGGGAGAACTGGTCGGTACGTGCTCCGCCGACGCCGACTCCTGGGTGAAATCGCTGGCCGCGGGACTGGTCGAGGGCCGGCCGGTCGTAGTCGGCGCGTGCGTCGACGACGTGGTGAGAGTGTGGGATCTCGCCACGCTCTCCCAGCACGCTGAACCGTTGACCATCCGCACCGGCTTTGTGTCCGCTCTGGCGACGGCGGTGGTGGACGGCCGTCCCGTTGCCGTCACCAGCCATTCAAAGGAACTCGCGGCGACGGACCCGATCACGGGGGAGGAGACCGTCCGACTGTGGGATTTGATCACGGGACGGGAGTTCGGCCCCCTGGGCGAACCTCCCGAGCAGCCTCCCGTGTTCGCGGACCGGGCGTCCGACCGGACGGTGGAAGGCGACAGTGACGGTGAAGGGGAGGCGGGGCGCTGCGTCAGTCTGGACGTCAACACCGCGGCGCACTTTCTGGTGACGGATCCGGAGTGCCAGTGCCCGATCGCCGTCAGCGCCAACGCCTACGAGGTGCACGTCTGGAACCTGGCCACACGGGAGCAGGTCGGTGAGCCTGCGGCCGTGTTCGTGGAAACGGCGGCCGTGACGGTGCTCCACGACCATCCCGCCGCGCTCGTCGCAACGGGCCATGGAGCGGTCGGAGTGTGGGATCTGGCCACCCTCCGGCCGTTGCAGCCGTCGCTGACGGGTCACGAGGCGGCCGTGCGGGGAACGGCGACGGCGGTGGTGAACAGACGACAGCTCGCGGTAACCGGAGGCGACGACAGGTCGGTCCGCATCTGGGACCTCGACGGTGAGAAGGGGACGGGTGGCGGCCGGCTGACGGGTCATGCCGGCTCGGTGACAGGGCTCATCACGGCCGACGTGGACGGCAGTCGCGTCATCGTCACCGGCGGCTCGGACACGAGTGTGCGGATCTGGGACCTCGACGGTGCGGGACAACTCGGTGAACCCCTGACCGGCCATACCGCCGGCGTGGATCTGCTGGCGGCGGGGACGGTGGACGGACGGCTCACCCTCCTCACGCGCGACGATCGGTACAGGACGGTGCGGATATGGGACCTGACCACCCGTCAAGAGCTGCACGGACGATCGACCAGCGAATACACCAGCCCCTCCATCGACTTCTTCGCGGTGGTCGATGGCAGCTTCGTCGGTGTGACCGGGGAAGGCCGCGTCTGGGACCTCACCGCGAGCCGATGGATCGGAGTGCAGCCGCGGCGACCAGGCGCCCTGGCCCTGGAGGAACTCGAAGGCCGCAACGTCATTCTGACCGGCGACAGGGCAGAGGGCGTCCATCTCTGGGACCTGACCACGGGCGAACTGCTGGCACCGCCGCTGACGGGCCACACCGGTGAGGTGCGCTCGGGGGCGACCGGCATGCTGGACGGTCGCCCTGTCGTCGTCGCCGGCGGCGACCGAACCGTATGGACGTGGGACGCAAGCACAGGGCAGCAGATCGGTGCGTACGAGTTTCCTTCCCGCATCAGGGCACTGACAGTGGCGCCCGACGGGCGGCTGGTGGTCGGCTTCGGCGCGGACATAGCGGTCCTGGCCCATCGCCGCTGA
- a CDS encoding WD40 repeat domain-containing protein, with product MIPKVPLDSPRWHGLDGVKAEEVQVLLEQLTSAGAIGGGDAWRRTWTDLSSGLLDDGVVADGAYAALPHLVEAAAVLPPEQTVDFWVDLGFLVTADYRPPVPADLEAGFGAAVRLAERAAARSLLAADVPGPVCARLALSCVALAGHLMGEVLWQFPEEGESELLLSCPACGSDTEIPDFYVGAARPPLDASLLPEPSSHVRQDGHPWSEAAAALREEALGEGWEPFLRVARDVAAQGVSPETPGQAVLCLVAGIVAVRGTPQRAAGELARRLMSLTGHFDCWDCERTWTIADGLAESPEGALSPHRPDRAPADSDGSAAGAQSAAAGGTSQAATRFRQEQNAVIAADGTLWGRMSVFSDSLPGSSGGVDALAVVSRPGRPTLVAGGGDKGVVCLWDVTDGRLVHDPLPGHPDAVRSMTPLPLPDGRVLLASGGDSGTIAVWDPFTGQPVREPAGDWPGGVTAMCTAVVPDGGTLLVTATPRGTVRVWEPDSGECVRRLNPYGSPIRSITAVPISADHTLIAASDTAGRVHVWDPAVDDPWESCAAVQLDARALAGADHQVAAVEAVLTPDRTMLATADGLGVVMLWDPATGAPVGDGLPSSTGTAGPPLITAATPHGGRTVLVAGARHGHRLRLWEPETGAVRHIALEVSPTCLATAGADLIVGHDRGVLSLPLTRQ from the coding sequence ATGATTCCGAAGGTGCCCTTGGACAGCCCTCGCTGGCATGGTTTGGACGGTGTGAAGGCCGAGGAGGTGCAGGTGCTCCTGGAGCAGTTGACCTCTGCCGGTGCCATCGGGGGCGGCGACGCGTGGCGGCGCACCTGGACGGATCTGTCCAGCGGCCTGTTGGACGACGGGGTCGTCGCCGACGGGGCCTATGCGGCCCTGCCGCATCTCGTCGAGGCGGCAGCGGTCCTGCCTCCGGAACAGACCGTGGATTTCTGGGTGGACCTCGGATTCCTCGTGACCGCCGATTACCGGCCACCCGTCCCGGCCGATCTTGAGGCGGGCTTCGGCGCCGCTGTGCGGCTGGCCGAGCGGGCGGCCGCCCGGAGCCTCCTCGCCGCCGATGTCCCCGGACCGGTCTGTGCCCGACTCGCCCTCTCCTGCGTGGCCTTGGCCGGACACCTCATGGGCGAGGTGCTGTGGCAGTTCCCGGAGGAGGGAGAGAGCGAGCTCCTGTTGTCGTGTCCCGCGTGCGGAAGCGACACGGAGATACCCGACTTCTACGTGGGCGCGGCGCGCCCGCCCCTCGATGCGTCACTGCTGCCTGAACCCTCCTCCCATGTCCGGCAGGACGGACATCCCTGGAGCGAGGCCGCCGCTGCACTGCGGGAGGAGGCCCTGGGGGAGGGCTGGGAGCCTTTTCTGCGGGTGGCTCGCGACGTCGCGGCGCAGGGAGTCTCCCCCGAAACGCCGGGACAAGCCGTCCTGTGCCTGGTCGCCGGGATCGTCGCGGTCAGGGGCACGCCGCAGCGGGCCGCGGGGGAACTGGCCCGCCGGCTGATGTCCCTCACCGGGCACTTCGACTGCTGGGACTGCGAGCGGACGTGGACGATCGCGGACGGCCTGGCGGAGAGCCCGGAGGGTGCGCTCTCCCCACACCGTCCGGATCGAGCGCCGGCGGACTCCGACGGGTCGGCAGCCGGAGCGCAATCGGCGGCGGCCGGAGGAACCAGCCAAGCGGCGACCCGGTTCCGGCAGGAACAGAACGCGGTGATCGCGGCCGACGGCACGCTCTGGGGCCGTATGTCGGTCTTCTCCGATTCCTTGCCCGGTTCGTCCGGGGGTGTCGACGCCCTGGCGGTGGTATCTCGCCCCGGTCGGCCGACCCTCGTGGCCGGCGGCGGGGACAAGGGCGTGGTGTGCCTGTGGGACGTGACCGACGGCCGACTCGTCCACGACCCGCTGCCAGGGCATCCTGACGCCGTCCGCTCGATGACGCCCCTCCCGCTGCCCGACGGCCGCGTCCTCCTCGCAAGCGGAGGCGACAGCGGGACGATCGCCGTGTGGGACCCGTTCACCGGGCAGCCGGTGCGTGAACCTGCCGGCGACTGGCCCGGCGGGGTGACCGCGATGTGCACCGCTGTCGTCCCCGACGGCGGCACCCTTCTCGTCACCGCCACCCCACGAGGCACCGTCCGAGTGTGGGAACCGGACAGCGGTGAGTGCGTCAGGCGCCTCAACCCCTACGGCAGTCCGATCCGGTCGATCACCGCCGTCCCGATCTCCGCCGACCACACTCTGATCGCCGCCTCGGACACCGCGGGCCGCGTGCACGTGTGGGATCCAGCCGTCGACGACCCCTGGGAGAGCTGCGCGGCCGTGCAACTGGACGCACGGGCGCTCGCCGGTGCCGACCACCAGGTGGCGGCCGTGGAGGCTGTCCTGACGCCCGACCGAACCATGCTGGCCACGGCAGACGGCCTCGGTGTCGTCATGCTGTGGGATCCGGCCACCGGCGCCCCGGTCGGCGATGGTCTGCCCAGCTCCACAGGCACCGCCGGCCCGCCGCTCATCACCGCCGCCACGCCGCACGGCGGCCGCACGGTCCTGGTCGCCGGCGCCCGTCACGGTCACCGGCTGCGGCTGTGGGAACCGGAGACCGGCGCGGTGCGGCACATCGCCCTGGAGGTGTCGCCCACCTGCCTGGCGACCGCGGGCGCGGACCTGATCGTCGGACATGACCGCGGAGTCCTCAGCCTCCCGCTCACCAGACAGTGA
- a CDS encoding DUF2690 domain-containing protein, with protein sequence MLSLNRGRRRKTLAMTFAAAACTTVLTWQGASAAHAASPYDGADPAATGCASNAKTLASAPLYLPNTTSQAGTIEMRYSNTCMTQWIRVYSNQTRCSGEPCRNKAEITRPAGSDGPALTVGRGNVAAGEPYQWSLMVYTPNTRSCGTGNADTGSGTAYPYGEWGRQICG encoded by the coding sequence ATGCTTTCACTGAACAGGGGCCGCCGCCGCAAGACGCTGGCGATGACGTTCGCCGCGGCCGCCTGCACGACGGTCCTCACATGGCAGGGCGCCTCCGCCGCCCATGCCGCCAGCCCCTATGACGGCGCGGACCCGGCCGCCACAGGCTGTGCGTCGAACGCCAAGACTCTCGCCTCCGCGCCGCTCTACCTGCCCAACACGACCAGTCAGGCCGGCACCATCGAGATGCGCTACAGCAACACCTGCATGACGCAATGGATCCGCGTCTACTCCAACCAAACCCGTTGCAGCGGTGAGCCCTGCCGCAACAAGGCGGAGATCACCCGCCCCGCGGGCTCGGACGGCCCCGCCCTGACCGTGGGCCGCGGCAACGTGGCCGCAGGGGAGCCCTACCAGTGGAGCCTCATGGTCTACACCCCCAACACCCGCTCCTGCGGCACCGGCAACGCCGACACAGGGTCAGGGACGGCCTACCCGTACGGGGAGTGGGGACGCCAGATCTGCGGCTGA
- a CDS encoding M20 family metallopeptidase, whose translation MERSPARRTLLAGAAGAGAAIVWGAAGRGVAGGWGRPAGQQAVDAEAARLKQRLIRLRRDIHRHPEGPGQEQRTAAVVARELRAAGLSVTTAVGGHGVVGVLRGSRPGRTVAYRADMDAVPPTDIVGGGPAPAHLCGHDIHTAVALGVAQVLARLRQQLSGTVVFLFQPAEEALSGARAMIEAGVLERTRVEEIHALHCGPFPVGRFAVTAGYGLPGQDKAEVTLSGPDAPDAARRLAAEIGALATVTPPQTPADLERMVADAQTPDGPLARFVAIRARAQEAKVSVSYRCWPPERYPEVREHIRRLATSYPGAGVTFPAEPFPAMVCPERDGLVLAHHLRRTLGRDAVTNLHAAFPPFSGEDFALYLNRVPGTFTFLGVRAPGAPITHSYPHYPDFAPDERAIGLGVRAMAGWIAERTRSVPDLPGRSGD comes from the coding sequence ATGGAGCGCTCTCCCGCGCGCCGTACCCTGCTGGCTGGTGCGGCGGGGGCCGGTGCGGCAATCGTGTGGGGAGCTGCGGGGAGGGGCGTCGCCGGAGGGTGGGGGCGCCCCGCGGGGCAACAAGCGGTGGACGCCGAGGCGGCGCGTCTGAAGCAGCGGCTGATTCGGCTGCGGAGGGACATCCACCGACATCCCGAAGGGCCCGGTCAGGAGCAGCGCACCGCCGCTGTGGTGGCCCGGGAGCTGCGCGCGGCGGGGTTGAGCGTCACCACGGCGGTGGGCGGCCACGGCGTCGTCGGGGTGCTGAGGGGCTCGCGCCCGGGTCGGACCGTCGCGTACCGGGCAGACATGGACGCGGTGCCGCCCACGGACATCGTCGGGGGAGGCCCGGCACCGGCCCATCTGTGCGGACACGACATCCACACCGCAGTGGCCCTCGGCGTCGCTCAGGTCCTGGCTCGGCTGCGGCAGCAACTGAGCGGAACGGTGGTCTTCCTCTTCCAACCCGCCGAGGAGGCACTGTCCGGCGCCCGCGCGATGATCGAGGCGGGAGTGCTGGAGCGCACGCGCGTGGAGGAGATCCACGCGCTGCACTGCGGACCGTTCCCCGTCGGGCGGTTCGCCGTCACCGCAGGCTACGGGCTGCCCGGTCAGGACAAGGCGGAAGTGACGCTCTCCGGGCCCGACGCGCCCGACGCCGCGCGACGACTGGCCGCCGAGATCGGCGCGCTCGCGACGGTGACACCGCCGCAGACTCCCGCGGACCTGGAGCGGATGGTCGCCGACGCCCAGACCCCCGACGGGCCGCTGGCCCGATTCGTGGCCATCCGGGCCCGAGCGCAGGAAGCCAAGGTGAGTGTGTCCTACCGCTGCTGGCCACCGGAGCGGTACCCGGAGGTACGCGAGCACATTCGCCGCCTGGCCACGTCATACCCAGGCGCCGGTGTGACGTTCCCCGCCGAGCCGTTCCCCGCCATGGTCTGCCCAGAACGCGACGGCCTCGTCCTCGCCCACCACCTGCGCCGCACACTCGGTCGAGACGCAGTGACCAACCTCCACGCCGCCTTCCCGCCCTTCAGCGGCGAGGACTTCGCCCTCTACTTGAACCGCGTCCCGGGCACGTTCACCTTCCTCGGCGTCCGCGCTCCCGGCGCCCCCATCACCCACAGCTACCCGCACTACCCCGACTTCGCCCCGGACGAGCGCGCCATCGGCCTCGGCGTACGGGCGATGGCAGGCTGGATCGCAGAGCGAACCCGCAGCGTGCCGGACCTGCCCGGCAGATCAGGCGACTAG
- a CDS encoding helix-turn-helix transcriptional regulator — MTEQTQDAAGAGDAGGQVSDPLRIADQREFRQALKELRERRGITLKQLEVKTDRQGSKRLTSPTVSTTLKADDLPDWDFVAAYVTACGVTGEGLQRWERAWDAVRKGTAPVEPDATVSAPPMPPSEPDGRWRQRAGGWVRTRRGLVACGAAATTMVLAAAIGGWQIHTRHVQAQRDHDKQVQDEAFERKHCGSRNTSLMTHAGECTGVTDGQDGAGVFGTGLEPVLTALDAENRQTVKDGNFVTIGFLAPLTSRGKQKDLTLDQFVGEIEGAYTAVERANESDSHPKIRLVLANMGSGEERWEHAVDGLKAEKGLVAVVGMGLSQQQSVDAARALSKVGIPMVADLITADGFDSTGAIDPRGPINGLVRIAMPNRDQLTALGRNLDTGPHTVALIGSDVTPTGGSDLYTKSLDHGFRTIPSLSKYLDDDSPDFPFSPQGGADAAMPSISQNLCRGADSIDVVYYAARAKYLPTFLEALRHRSCYKKPITVVTGSDAAALDPGMKALHDPEAPITLMYASFPSPAGLAAATNRDHGLYTGFVQAFVSDHHGLRFPADHLKGSYWPVLAHDAVLTATTAIHTATANTNGHTPNRYDVTNQLYTLGNEAVPAATGRLGINRHGNRTNLPVTVHTVPTPN, encoded by the coding sequence GTGACCGAGCAGACTCAGGACGCAGCGGGGGCGGGAGACGCGGGCGGCCAGGTGTCCGACCCACTGCGGATCGCGGATCAGCGGGAGTTCCGCCAAGCGCTCAAGGAATTACGCGAGCGCAGGGGCATCACGCTGAAGCAGTTGGAGGTCAAGACGGACCGGCAGGGTTCGAAGCGGCTGACGTCTCCGACGGTCAGCACCACGCTGAAAGCGGATGATCTCCCCGACTGGGATTTCGTGGCCGCCTACGTGACCGCCTGCGGTGTGACGGGCGAGGGGCTCCAGCGGTGGGAGCGGGCCTGGGACGCCGTCAGGAAGGGGACGGCGCCGGTGGAGCCCGACGCCACCGTGAGCGCCCCGCCGATGCCGCCGTCGGAGCCCGACGGGCGGTGGCGGCAGCGAGCCGGCGGATGGGTGAGGACCCGCCGGGGTCTGGTCGCCTGCGGCGCAGCGGCGACAACAATGGTGCTGGCCGCGGCCATCGGCGGATGGCAGATTCACACGCGTCACGTCCAGGCACAGCGCGACCACGACAAGCAGGTGCAGGACGAAGCATTCGAGCGCAAGCACTGCGGCAGCCGGAACACGTCCCTGATGACGCATGCCGGGGAATGCACCGGCGTGACGGACGGCCAGGACGGCGCCGGGGTCTTCGGCACCGGCCTCGAGCCGGTCCTCACCGCTCTCGACGCGGAGAACCGGCAGACGGTGAAGGACGGCAACTTCGTCACGATCGGATTCCTGGCGCCGCTGACCTCGCGGGGCAAACAGAAGGACCTGACGCTCGACCAGTTCGTCGGGGAGATCGAAGGCGCCTACACGGCCGTCGAACGGGCGAACGAGAGCGACAGCCACCCGAAGATCCGACTCGTCCTGGCCAACATGGGCAGCGGCGAGGAACGGTGGGAACACGCCGTCGACGGCCTGAAAGCCGAGAAGGGACTCGTGGCAGTGGTCGGGATGGGCCTGAGCCAGCAGCAGTCCGTCGACGCCGCCCGGGCGTTGAGCAAGGTCGGCATTCCGATGGTCGCCGACCTCATCACCGCCGACGGGTTCGACAGCACCGGCGCCATCGACCCCCGCGGGCCGATCAACGGCCTCGTCCGCATCGCCATGCCGAACAGGGACCAGCTCACCGCCCTCGGAAGGAACCTCGACACCGGCCCGCACACGGTCGCTCTGATCGGAAGCGACGTGACCCCCACCGGGGGAAGCGACCTCTACACGAAATCCCTCGACCACGGCTTCCGAACGATCCCGTCCCTCAGCAAGTACCTGGACGACGACTCCCCCGACTTCCCCTTCAGCCCGCAGGGCGGGGCCGACGCCGCGATGCCCAGCATCAGCCAGAACCTCTGCCGCGGCGCCGACAGCATCGACGTCGTGTACTACGCCGCCCGGGCCAAGTACCTGCCCACCTTCCTCGAAGCCCTCCGGCACCGCAGCTGCTACAAGAAGCCGATCACCGTCGTCACCGGCTCCGACGCGGCAGCACTCGACCCCGGAATGAAAGCCCTCCACGACCCCGAGGCGCCCATCACCCTCATGTACGCGTCCTTCCCCTCCCCTGCCGGTCTCGCCGCCGCCACCAACCGCGACCACGGCCTCTACACCGGATTCGTCCAGGCCTTCGTCTCCGACCACCACGGCCTGCGCTTCCCCGCCGACCACCTCAAAGGGAGCTACTGGCCCGTCCTCGCCCACGACGCCGTCCTGACCGCCACCACCGCCATCCACACCGCCACCGCCAACACCAATGGCCACACGCCCAACCGTTACGACGTCACCAACCAGCTCTACACCCTCGGCAACGAAGCCGTCCCCGCCGCAACAGGCCGCCTCGGCATCAACCGCCACGGCAACCGCACCAACCTCCCCGTCACCGTCCACACCGTGCCCACCCCCAACTGA
- a CDS encoding helix-turn-helix domain-containing protein — protein sequence MLLRTITVETYRAFLASSAATARGTGFPQGPSRAAVKEGWRAQLLGWGTNPEAGALRGVALVLLRQVSGASEDVAHLPEEPLADRRFASALADGDSVVAEWLGTAHVSAQLEQVLAHSLVDLQPQDHSAVLPPHGRPALSSAVRRAMAYCEDHAGDLVSVADMAAAARVSPRTLQDRFRTDLGTTPTAHLRRVRLDRVHQDLLRIADGSASGTVTDVAARWGFTHLGRFAAYYREAYGQVPSRTAERR from the coding sequence GTGCTCCTGCGAACCATCACCGTGGAGACCTACCGCGCGTTCCTCGCGTCCTCCGCCGCCACCGCGCGCGGCACCGGGTTCCCGCAGGGCCCGTCACGGGCCGCCGTCAAGGAGGGCTGGCGCGCCCAACTGCTCGGTTGGGGAACGAATCCGGAGGCGGGTGCGCTCAGGGGCGTGGCCCTGGTGCTGCTGCGGCAGGTCTCCGGCGCCAGCGAGGACGTCGCCCATCTCCCCGAAGAGCCCTTAGCCGACCGGCGTTTCGCCTCCGCCCTCGCGGACGGCGACTCCGTGGTGGCCGAGTGGCTGGGGACCGCGCATGTCTCCGCGCAGCTCGAACAGGTCCTTGCGCACAGCCTGGTGGATCTCCAGCCGCAGGACCACTCCGCCGTCCTGCCCCCGCACGGCCGTCCGGCCCTTTCGAGTGCCGTGCGACGGGCCATGGCGTACTGCGAGGACCACGCGGGTGACCTGGTGTCGGTAGCGGACATGGCGGCGGCAGCGCGGGTCAGCCCTCGTACCCTCCAGGACCGCTTTCGGACCGACCTCGGGACCACCCCGACGGCCCACCTGCGGCGCGTACGGCTGGACCGGGTGCACCAGGACCTGCTGCGCATCGCGGACGGTTCCGCGTCCGGAACCGTCACCGACGTCGCTGCGCGCTGGGGCTTCACTCACCTGGGCCGCTTCGCCGCCTACTACCGTGAGGCGTACGGGCAAGTGCCGTCCCGCACCGCGGAAAGACGCTAG
- a CDS encoding FAD-dependent oxidoreductase, protein MHFASSDHANVWAGFIDGAVESGTRVARCIRAGWEEPTPGLD, encoded by the coding sequence CTGCACTTCGCGAGCAGCGACCATGCCAACGTGTGGGCGGGTTTCATCGACGGCGCGGTCGAGAGCGGCACGCGAGTGGCCCGGTGTATTCGCGCCGGGTGGGAGGAGCCCACGCCCGGCCTTGACTGA